The following are encoded together in the Rana temporaria chromosome 12, aRanTem1.1, whole genome shotgun sequence genome:
- the AOC3 gene encoding membrane primary amine oxidase → MNMKAVIILLVLSLATILALVVVLLSGTGKSSQSCDTQSHYHGNTNPNAAQKKKISNQNVIFSDLKPEEFSATVDYLKKHLGKNLVSADNAKPTENCIYYIDVKYPPKQKVLDYLDNGAEKPNREALAVVFFGDQEEPNITEYVVGPFPNPSYHKDITLEKYKDKLPYHRRPVIGKEYADAYSMVYESEFSKAPNFLKALGYNRDNFAALTTVPRGFKSGDRSTWFVMFLKMKESCFSVQPVGLEILLDHKSLDVTKWKVTKVFYNGVYFSNMADLEKQYNAGGINVIKIENVTPDNDIGSMNPKTNPTPGAPFQFDPAGKRYTVQDSRVTFQSWDFSFGLNVNTGLRLFDIRFNNERIVYEISTQEAIAVYGSNAPGGMITRYLDGSFGIGRFSFELVRGVDCPYLATYVDTHHLMESETPETTKNSICIFEHNTGMPLRRHYSNMHSMYYGGLTNSVLVVRAVSTLINYDYVWDFIFYQNGVIEAKIYATGYISSSFYFADGKDYGSKVGEHTLGTLHTHFMNYKVDIDVGGIANSVMTQDMQFNPLNIPWQTDVKVQRPKVVRNTLETENKAAFEQDAKMPRYIHIASNSTNKWGHPRSYRIQIVSFAGEPLPKESPEEKAMGWARYKLAVTKRKEEEYESSSIFNQNDPWTPSVTFSKFINDENIQDQDLVAWITVGFLHIPHSEDLPNTATPGNGVGFFLRPYNYFDIDPSIYSPDSVYFQSKQDYSSCDVNQMACLSKTGSCVPKIPPFTYEGFKNLVNL, encoded by the exons ATGAACATGAAGGCTGTCATCATTCTGCTGGTTCTGTCATTGGCCACTATATTGGCACTGGTTGTTGTTTTATTGTCAGGAACAGGAAAGTCAAGCCAAAGCTGTGACACGCAATCACACTATCATGGCAATACCAACCCCAATGCTGCACAGAAGAAAAAGATAAGCAATCAAAATGTAATCTTTTCAGACCTGAAACCAGAAGAGTTTTCTGCAACAGTTGACTACCTAAAGAAACATCTTGGTAAGAACTTGGTCAGTGCAGACAATGCAAAGCCTACAGAAAATTGTATTTACTATATTGATGTTAAATATCCTCCAAAACAGAAAGTTCTAGACTATTTAGATAATGGAGCTGAAAAGCCTAACCGGGAGGCACTTGCTGTGGTTTTCTTTGGTGATCAAGAAGAACCCAACATTACCGAATATGTGGTTGGTCCATTTCCAAACCCATCATATCATAAGGATATTACGTTGGAGAAATACAAAGACAAGCTGCCTTATCACCGTCGACCTGTTATCGGAAAAGAGTATGCTGATGCTTACAGTATGGTTTATGAAAGTGAATTTTCTAAAGCTCCTAATTTTTTGAAAGCTCTGGGCTATAATAGAGATAATTTTGCTGCTCTTACAACTGTCCCAAGGGGCTTCAAATCTGGAGACAGAAGTACATGGTTTGTTATGTTTCTTAAAATGAAAGAAAGTTGCTTTTCTGTCCAGCCAGTTGGACTTGAAATTCTTCTTGACCATAAGAGTCTGGATGTCACCAAATGGAAAGTCACCAAAGTTTTTTACAATGGTGTTTACTTCTCGAACATGGCTGATTTGGAAAAACAGTACAATGCTGGAGGAATTAATGTGATTAAGATTGAAAATGTAACTCCAGACAATGACATTGGATCTATGAATCCTAAAACAAATCCAACACCTGGAGCACCTTTTCAGTTTGACCCAGCTGGCAAACGATATACTGTTCAAGACAGCCGGGTAACCTTCCAATCTTGGGACTTTTCATTTGGTCTAAATGTGAACACTGGTCTACGTCTTTTTGACATCAGATTTAATAATGAACGTATTGTTTATGAAATCAGCACTCAAGAGGCAATTGCAGTCTATGGCTCTAATGCACCAGGTGGAATGATCACAAGATACCTTGATGGCAGTTTTGGTATTGGAAGGTTCTCCTTTGAGTTGGTAAGAGGTGTTGATTGCCCTTATCTGGCTACTTATGTTGATACTCACCATCTAATGGAATCTGAGACTCCTGAAACGACCAAAAATTCCATATGCATTTTTGAACATAATACTGGAATGCCTCTTCGTCGACACTATTCTAATATGCACTCTATGTATTATGGAGGACTGACCAACAGTGTTCTGGTTGTCCGAGCTGTGTCAACTCTTATTAACTATGATTATGTATGGGATTTTATATTCTACCAAAATGGAGTTATTGAAGCCAAGATATATGCCACTGGATATATCAGTTCCTCATTCTACTTTGCTGATGGTAAAGATTATGGCTCAAAAGTTGGCGAACATACATTGGGAACACTTCATACGCATTTTATGAATTACAAAGTGGATATTGATGTTGGAG gcatCGCTAATTCTGTTATGACCCAAGATATGCAGTTTAATCCTTTAAACATACCGTGGCAGACAGATGTCAAGGTACAGAGGCCAAAGGTGGTGCGGAACACTCTGGAGACTGAAAATAAAGCTGCATTTGAGCAGGATGCCAAGATGCCCCGGTATATCCATATTGCCAGTAATTCCACAAACAAATGGGGTCACCCTCGTTCCTACAGAATCCAGATAGTCAGCTTTGCTGGAGAACCGTTGCCAAAAGAAAGTCCTGAGGAGAAAGCAATGGGATGGGCCAG gTATAAGCTAGCAGTGACCAAGcgtaaggaagaagaatatgagaGCAGTTCCATCTTCAATCAAAATGACCCTTGGACTCCTAGTGTAACTTTCTCCAAATTCATAAATGATGAGAATATTCAAGATCAG GATTTGGTGGCTTGGATTACAGTTGGATTTCTTCATATACCCCACTCAGAGGACCTTCCAAACACTGCCACTCCAGGAAATGGTGTTGGGTTCTTTCTCAGGCCCTACAACTATTTTGACATTGATCCCTCGATCTACTCTCCAGATAGTGTTTATTTTCAGAGTAAACAGGATTACAGTTCATGTGATGTTAACCAAATGGCTTGTTTGTCCAAAACAGGGTCTTGTGTTCCCAAGATCCCTCCTTTCACTTATGAAGGCTTTAAGAATCTTGTGAATTTATAA